In a single window of the Gemmatimonas sp. genome:
- a CDS encoding DUF5916 domain-containing protein codes for MPTSYLFAVLLQVALPVPPASTVPASPRSTSGGLSAATSTSTNSEAGGSRHAGAVFHGRRGQLTVTTPRRDAAVVVDGRLDEPAWADAALLTGFSQFFPADGIAAQDSTEVLVWYSATELHVGIRAFAAPGSVRATLSDRDKITQDDNVQLFLGTYGDSRQAFVFAVNPFGIQSDGVLTETGAVLGGGFTSTSAKARESSDLAPDYVWKSKGQLTDFGYQVELSIPFKSLRYRAGDEQRWQLNVARTVQASGHEETWTPALRGAASFLAQSGVLAGLRDLRRGLTVDLIPTITSSAVGTRNTSTSAWNYDGARPELGGSVRWGVTSNLTVAGTANPDFSQVEADATQFSYDPRQAVFFPERRPFFLESQEQFTTPNRLIYTRRIAQPVASGKLTGKYGGFDIGVLSALDNQDASFDQKHSPLYNILRLQRDLGSQSRVGVAYTDKIDGQRWNRVVGVDGRLVRGIYNLQGQIASSFTGSDSGTLRAPLFDASASRNGRRFVARYAMNGISPDFDAQSGFIARPGIANLSATHRWNFYGKPKALVELFSPELFMLGRYQYDRFVNGDGSQDRQLHLRSNARLRGGWQLGAQLLLEVFGYDPSLYSNYVMLRPGAAGRTDTVAYTGAPKIGNRDWVFSLGTPEFRRFSYNGFAVVGYDENFQEWSSSRIFSTQNTLNLRPTEQLRVAATWNYDTFDRRSDGTRVLTRNTPRIRTEYQVTRQFFVRVIGERSVVTQDSLRDDTRTEAPIYLRGVDGSLRRAAAFERTRARIDVLLSYLPSPGTVVYVGYGDALSANRPGVPERLQRTRDQYFMKLSYLFRLQ; via the coding sequence GTGCCCACGTCATACCTCTTCGCTGTACTGCTGCAGGTCGCACTCCCGGTGCCGCCGGCCTCCACGGTGCCTGCCTCGCCACGGTCGACTTCCGGCGGGCTGTCGGCCGCCACCTCCACCAGTACGAACAGCGAAGCCGGTGGTTCACGTCACGCCGGCGCCGTGTTCCACGGACGCCGAGGACAGCTTACCGTGACCACGCCGCGTCGAGACGCGGCCGTAGTCGTCGACGGCCGGTTGGATGAACCGGCCTGGGCCGACGCCGCGCTGCTCACGGGATTCTCGCAATTCTTCCCAGCCGACGGCATCGCCGCGCAGGACAGCACCGAAGTGTTGGTGTGGTACTCGGCCACCGAACTGCACGTCGGCATCCGCGCCTTCGCCGCCCCGGGCAGCGTGCGCGCCACACTTTCCGATCGGGACAAGATCACGCAGGATGACAACGTTCAGCTGTTCCTTGGCACGTATGGCGACAGCCGACAGGCATTCGTGTTTGCCGTGAACCCGTTCGGCATTCAAAGTGACGGCGTGCTTACGGAAACCGGAGCGGTGCTGGGCGGCGGCTTCACGAGCACGTCGGCCAAGGCCCGTGAGAGCTCCGACCTGGCGCCCGATTACGTGTGGAAGTCGAAGGGACAACTCACGGACTTCGGCTATCAGGTGGAGCTGTCGATTCCGTTCAAGAGTTTACGTTATCGCGCGGGCGACGAGCAGCGTTGGCAGTTGAACGTGGCGCGCACCGTTCAGGCGTCCGGTCACGAGGAGACGTGGACGCCAGCACTGCGCGGCGCCGCCAGCTTCCTCGCGCAGTCGGGCGTGTTGGCGGGGCTACGTGATCTTCGGCGCGGGCTCACGGTGGACCTGATTCCGACGATCACCTCGAGCGCTGTGGGCACGCGCAACACCAGCACGTCCGCGTGGAACTACGACGGGGCGCGACCAGAGCTGGGCGGCAGCGTGCGCTGGGGCGTCACGAGCAATCTTACGGTAGCGGGCACGGCAAACCCGGACTTCTCGCAGGTCGAGGCCGATGCCACGCAGTTCTCGTATGATCCGCGTCAGGCCGTCTTCTTTCCGGAGCGCCGCCCATTCTTCCTGGAGAGTCAGGAACAGTTCACGACGCCGAACCGCCTGATCTATACGAGGCGAATCGCGCAGCCCGTTGCCTCGGGCAAACTCACGGGCAAGTACGGCGGATTCGATATCGGTGTGCTCTCGGCCTTGGATAACCAGGACGCGTCGTTCGACCAGAAGCATTCTCCGCTATACAACATTCTCCGCCTGCAGCGCGATCTCGGTTCGCAGAGTCGCGTCGGCGTCGCTTATACCGACAAGATCGACGGTCAGCGTTGGAATCGTGTGGTCGGCGTGGACGGCCGACTCGTGCGGGGCATCTACAACTTGCAGGGTCAGATCGCGAGCAGTTTCACGGGTAGTGACAGCGGCACCTTGCGCGCCCCGTTGTTCGATGCGAGTGCCTCACGCAATGGGCGCCGGTTCGTGGCCCGATACGCCATGAACGGGATCAGCCCCGACTTCGACGCGCAGTCGGGCTTCATCGCCCGCCCCGGCATTGCCAACCTTTCGGCCACCCATCGGTGGAATTTTTACGGCAAACCGAAGGCGCTGGTCGAGTTGTTCAGTCCCGAGCTTTTCATGCTGGGCCGGTATCAGTACGACCGCTTCGTGAACGGCGATGGCTCGCAGGACCGACAACTGCACCTGCGCAGCAACGCACGCTTACGCGGTGGCTGGCAGCTGGGCGCGCAACTTTTGCTCGAGGTGTTCGGCTACGACCCTTCGCTCTACAGCAATTATGTCATGTTGCGGCCGGGCGCCGCGGGGCGGACAGACACGGTGGCCTACACCGGTGCTCCGAAAATCGGCAATCGCGACTGGGTCTTCTCGCTCGGCACCCCCGAGTTCCGACGCTTCAGCTACAACGGCTTCGCCGTCGTCGGCTACGATGAGAACTTTCAGGAGTGGAGCTCATCACGGATCTTCAGCACGCAAAACACGTTGAACCTGCGCCCCACCGAGCAGTTGCGGGTTGCTGCCACCTGGAACTATGACACCTTCGACCGACGCAGCGACGGAACGCGCGTCCTCACGCGCAACACGCCTCGCATCCGCACCGAGTATCAGGTCACGCGACAGTTCTTCGTGCGCGTAATCGGTGAGCGCTCGGTGGTCACACAAGATTCGCTGCGCGACGATACGCGGACCGAGGCGCCGATCTATCTGCGCGGCGTCGATGGATCCCTCAGACGGGCCGCCGCCTTCGAACGGACGCGCGCACGCATCGACGTACTCTTGTCGTATCTACCGTCACCGGGCACCGTGGTGTATGTCGGCTACGGCGACGCACTCTCAGCGAATCGCCCCGGCGTGCCGGAGCGGCTGCAGCGCACGCGCGATCAGTACTTCATGAAGCTGAGCTATCTGTTCCGCTTGCAATGA
- a CDS encoding SusC/RagA family TonB-linked outer membrane protein, whose protein sequence is MQHPWRALLVLAGTIAVAVPQARAQSGPGTLSVRVTDAANQRPVEAARVFLVGTTFAGATSVDGRLILRGIPAAEYTVRVLRVGYTEQTKRVPIAAGQTVNLDFAMATAAINLAAVVTTATGEQRRVEIGNATANIDASKLLETAPVSNLSDLLNSRAPGVTVTSGSQTGTGSRIRVRGMNSVSLSNEPIWIIDGIRMTSDNAAFNTATGSGGTTGGNNASRVGDLNPEEIENIEIVKGPSAATLYGTDAANGVILVTTKKGRAGAARWNVYGEGGTLFDKNYYPAAYSLFAKSGTSTTSSRTNGCSLQSVGTGVCTADSTVSLNIFDEKDLTPVGVGLRRQMGAQVSGGTEAVRYFFSVEDEKETGVLSLPQFERDRLTSSKQPIRPWTSHPNVMARKSLRMNLNAAVNPKLDLSVATNFINVSQRYSLESNATAGLGSHLFGGPGTRDNGTVSGLGTPLLGYRAWTPGYMWQEKTSQDVNRFIWSAGANWRPFSWLANRATVGSDFTGRSDENLLLNGEGPPLTATTRLGARGINRVNTNNITVDLGSTATYNLFNLNLKTTGGAQYIGYRSSFAQTGSTQLAPGSQIVGSGTIPSANEGTTIQKTFGVYVEQAINVGDRLFLTAAVRSDQNSAFGTNFQSIVYPKASASYLISQEEWWKAPSFVNSVRLRYAYGQSGVQPGPNDANRFFTANSTSIAGADQPTVIQAALGNDDLKPERSAEQETGFEVSMFNSRLNVDATYYSKITQDALISAVLPPSYGIVASQLRNLGSVKNAGVEVSINAQLLQGDKLGWDINLAGSANDNKVVSLGNNPPQIGTTSRIVAGYPISGLWARPITGWDDKNNDGLLTYYADAARNEVFVGDSAIFRGYAAPRYSVTLGSGWDLFSRKLRISTMWDYRSGNKWYNNTERIRCTRPNCAGRLDLKADFIDQATNIAANEHSARTLDGYFQPGAFVRLREMSVQYTVPPALASKLTRAKSLNFVLTGRNLFLSTKYRGTDPESGFNTTSGTEAPNEFQTVGPPSYFLFRVNVGY, encoded by the coding sequence ATGCAACACCCCTGGCGTGCACTGCTGGTACTGGCAGGCACGATCGCGGTAGCTGTTCCGCAAGCCCGCGCGCAAAGCGGGCCGGGAACGCTGTCCGTCCGTGTGACCGATGCTGCGAACCAGCGTCCGGTCGAAGCTGCGCGTGTATTCCTCGTCGGCACCACCTTCGCTGGTGCAACGTCTGTAGATGGTCGCCTCATCCTGCGCGGCATTCCCGCCGCTGAGTACACGGTGCGCGTCCTGCGCGTCGGGTACACCGAACAGACCAAGCGGGTGCCGATTGCGGCCGGTCAGACGGTGAATCTCGACTTCGCGATGGCCACCGCGGCCATCAACCTGGCCGCCGTCGTCACGACGGCCACCGGCGAACAGCGTCGGGTGGAAATCGGGAACGCGACGGCCAACATCGATGCCAGCAAACTGCTCGAGACCGCGCCCGTGTCGAACCTGAGCGATTTGTTGAACTCGCGTGCCCCGGGAGTCACGGTCACCAGCGGTTCGCAAACCGGTACTGGTTCCCGTATCCGCGTGCGTGGTATGAACTCCGTCAGCTTGTCTAACGAGCCGATCTGGATCATCGACGGCATCCGTATGACGAGCGACAACGCAGCCTTCAACACGGCAACCGGCAGCGGTGGCACCACCGGCGGCAACAACGCCAGCCGCGTGGGCGATCTGAATCCGGAAGAAATCGAGAATATCGAGATCGTAAAGGGACCGTCGGCGGCCACGCTCTACGGGACCGACGCGGCCAACGGCGTGATTTTGGTGACAACCAAGAAGGGTCGTGCCGGTGCTGCCCGCTGGAACGTGTATGGCGAAGGCGGAACACTCTTCGACAAGAACTACTATCCGGCCGCATACAGCCTGTTCGCGAAGTCCGGTACGTCTACCACGTCGTCTCGGACGAACGGGTGCAGCCTGCAGTCAGTGGGAACGGGCGTCTGCACGGCCGACTCTACCGTTTCGCTAAATATCTTTGACGAGAAAGACCTGACGCCGGTGGGCGTCGGCCTGCGTCGTCAGATGGGAGCCCAGGTATCTGGTGGTACGGAAGCTGTCCGCTATTTCTTCTCCGTCGAAGACGAGAAGGAAACGGGTGTGCTCTCACTGCCGCAGTTCGAGCGCGACCGCTTGACCTCGTCGAAGCAGCCAATTCGACCGTGGACCAGCCATCCGAACGTCATGGCGCGCAAGTCGCTGCGCATGAACCTGAATGCCGCCGTCAACCCGAAGCTCGACCTCTCGGTCGCGACCAACTTCATCAATGTCTCGCAGCGCTACTCGCTCGAGTCGAACGCGACCGCCGGTCTCGGGTCGCATCTGTTCGGCGGTCCTGGCACGCGTGACAACGGCACCGTGTCGGGTCTTGGCACGCCGCTCTTAGGATATCGCGCTTGGACACCTGGCTACATGTGGCAGGAAAAGACCAGTCAGGACGTCAATCGCTTCATTTGGTCAGCAGGTGCCAACTGGCGTCCGTTCAGCTGGCTCGCCAATCGCGCCACGGTGGGCAGCGACTTCACCGGCCGCAGCGATGAAAACCTGCTGCTGAACGGCGAGGGTCCGCCGCTCACGGCCACTACGCGCCTCGGTGCCCGTGGCATCAACCGCGTGAACACGAACAACATCACGGTCGATCTTGGCTCCACCGCGACGTACAACCTCTTCAATCTCAATCTGAAGACGACCGGCGGCGCGCAGTACATCGGCTATCGGTCGTCGTTTGCGCAGACGGGTTCCACCCAGCTGGCGCCCGGCTCGCAGATCGTCGGCTCGGGCACAATCCCGTCGGCAAATGAAGGCACGACCATCCAGAAGACGTTTGGTGTGTACGTGGAGCAGGCCATCAACGTCGGTGATCGCTTGTTCCTGACTGCCGCCGTGCGCAGCGACCAGAACTCGGCGTTCGGTACCAACTTCCAGAGCATCGTGTATCCGAAGGCCTCGGCCTCGTACCTGATTTCACAGGAAGAGTGGTGGAAAGCGCCGTCATTCGTGAACTCTGTACGCTTGCGGTACGCCTACGGTCAGTCCGGCGTGCAGCCGGGCCCGAACGACGCCAACCGCTTCTTCACGGCCAACAGCACGAGCATCGCCGGCGCCGATCAGCCCACGGTGATTCAGGCGGCGCTCGGCAACGATGACCTCAAGCCGGAACGGTCGGCCGAACAGGAAACCGGTTTCGAAGTGTCGATGTTCAATTCGCGCCTGAACGTCGACGCGACGTACTACAGCAAGATCACGCAGGACGCGCTGATCAGCGCCGTTCTGCCCCCGTCGTACGGCATCGTCGCGTCGCAACTGCGCAACCTTGGCTCGGTCAAGAATGCGGGCGTCGAAGTGTCGATCAATGCGCAGCTGCTGCAGGGTGACAAGCTGGGTTGGGACATCAATCTCGCCGGTTCCGCCAACGACAATAAGGTCGTGTCGCTCGGCAACAATCCGCCGCAGATCGGGACCACGTCGCGCATCGTGGCTGGCTACCCGATTTCTGGTCTGTGGGCACGCCCGATCACTGGTTGGGACGACAAGAACAACGACGGACTGCTCACGTATTACGCGGATGCCGCGCGCAACGAAGTGTTCGTTGGCGACTCGGCGATCTTCCGTGGGTATGCCGCTCCGCGCTATTCCGTCACGCTGGGCTCGGGCTGGGATCTCTTTTCCCGCAAACTCCGGATCAGCACCATGTGGGACTACCGTAGCGGCAACAAGTGGTACAACAACACCGAGCGCATTCGCTGCACGCGCCCGAACTGCGCCGGTCGTCTCGACCTGAAGGCCGACTTCATCGATCAGGCCACGAACATTGCGGCCAACGAGCACTCGGCACGCACGCTCGACGGCTATTTCCAGCCCGGCGCGTTTGTCCGTCTTCGCGAAATGTCGGTGCAGTACACCGTGCCCCCAGCCCTCGCCTCGAAGCTCACGCGCGCCAAGTCACTGAACTTCGTGCTTACCGGCCGAAACCTGTTCCTCAGCACCAAGTATCGTGGCACTGATCCAGAGTCGGGCTTCAACACGACCTCCGGCACGGAAGCACCGAATGAGTTCCAGACTGTCGGTCCGCCCAGCTACTTCCTCTTCCGCGTTAACGTCGGCTACTAG
- a CDS encoding zinc-dependent metalloprotease, with protein sequence MHFPRNHLAGVLLSAAASTVMAPVALAQQTPPVGGSAQPPAEGAAAAVGAAARRGPRPYAQVIPARAHTERGGVTVHRVDDRYFFEVPDSLVGRDFLMVTRVAGVPAGAGGFQSAGSSLNERLIRWERVNDRVLLKSVSTGAVADDSLPIARSVAQNNYPAIIGAFPIAAFGRDSAAYVIDVTDFFANDNPATSGLDANARRTYGVRRYDAARSYISSVRGFPINIEVRQVQTFDAATPPSDADGATVTMETRQSFVLLPKTPMRPRYADARVGYFSVDRVNYGLDVQKAESQEFITRWRLEPKDPAAYARGELVEPIKPIVYYLDPATPTRWKRYVREGVENWQKVFEKAGFKNAILAKDAPTKADDPDFDLDDARYSIVRWAASLTRNATGPHTHDPRSGEIINSEITWYHNHMRSYRNWLMMETGAANPSARTLDIPEELMGETMRQVITHEIGHALGLQHNMIASASFPVDSLRSPSFTSIYGVSATIMDYARQNYIAQPGDGLQPKDFIRRVGPFDDFAINWGYRVIAAPTAEAERATLHRWLTQQTGPFPYRFASQQLAAGDPRNQTEDLGDDPIKASTFSTMNYKRVIPNLVAWTSTPGEDYTELRELYEETVARWFGNMNHVATMVGGVEVDLKTSEQTGAVYRLVPKARQQAALAFLSSNVFTTPAWLSPPGIAQRIGPTNLVSTRQAGVLTSLLTSARLGRLAESEKYDVVNAYPLAEYMSDLKRTVFSGNAPDAGRRQLQRVYVQRLEALISPPTAPAAGPPGGGGGAAARFVPFVTAPALAQSDLPALARLQLREIEREARAAALASAGTTNRAHWSDLADRVTAVLEPK encoded by the coding sequence ATGCACTTCCCCCGTAACCATCTCGCCGGCGTGCTCCTCTCCGCCGCGGCGAGCACCGTCATGGCGCCGGTCGCTTTGGCGCAGCAGACACCACCGGTGGGCGGCTCCGCACAGCCACCGGCAGAAGGCGCGGCCGCAGCCGTCGGCGCTGCCGCGCGTCGAGGCCCGCGCCCGTATGCGCAGGTGATTCCGGCACGGGCGCACACCGAACGCGGCGGCGTTACCGTCCACCGCGTCGATGACCGCTACTTCTTCGAAGTCCCCGACTCGCTCGTTGGGCGCGACTTCCTGATGGTCACTCGGGTGGCTGGAGTACCGGCTGGCGCCGGCGGATTCCAAAGTGCGGGCAGCTCACTCAACGAGCGATTGATCCGCTGGGAGCGCGTGAACGATCGCGTGCTGCTGAAGAGTGTGAGCACGGGAGCGGTGGCCGACGACTCGCTGCCGATCGCGCGCAGCGTGGCGCAGAACAACTATCCGGCGATCATCGGCGCCTTTCCGATTGCGGCGTTCGGACGCGACAGCGCCGCGTACGTGATCGACGTGACCGACTTCTTCGCGAACGACAATCCCGCCACGTCGGGGCTTGACGCGAACGCGCGTCGCACCTACGGCGTACGGCGATACGACGCGGCGCGTAGCTACATCAGCAGTGTGCGCGGCTTTCCGATCAACATCGAAGTTCGGCAGGTGCAAACGTTTGATGCCGCCACGCCGCCCAGCGATGCCGATGGGGCGACGGTCACGATGGAAACGCGGCAGTCGTTTGTACTGCTGCCGAAGACGCCGATGCGCCCGCGCTACGCCGACGCGCGTGTGGGCTACTTCTCAGTGGACCGCGTGAACTACGGACTCGATGTGCAAAAGGCCGAGAGTCAGGAGTTCATCACGCGATGGCGCCTCGAACCGAAGGATCCGGCAGCGTATGCACGCGGCGAACTGGTCGAGCCGATCAAGCCCATCGTGTACTATCTCGACCCCGCCACGCCGACGCGCTGGAAGCGCTACGTGCGCGAGGGCGTGGAGAACTGGCAAAAGGTATTCGAGAAGGCGGGGTTCAAGAATGCGATCCTGGCCAAGGATGCGCCAACGAAGGCGGACGATCCGGACTTCGACCTCGATGACGCGCGCTACTCCATCGTGCGCTGGGCGGCGAGCCTCACCCGCAATGCCACGGGTCCGCATACGCACGATCCGCGTTCTGGTGAAATCATCAACAGCGAGATCACGTGGTACCACAACCACATGCGCTCGTACCGCAACTGGCTCATGATGGAAACCGGAGCGGCCAATCCGTCGGCGCGCACGCTCGACATCCCGGAAGAGCTGATGGGCGAGACGATGCGTCAGGTGATCACGCACGAAATCGGTCACGCGCTTGGCCTGCAGCACAACATGATCGCGTCGGCCTCGTTCCCGGTGGACTCGTTGCGCAGTCCGTCGTTTACGAGCATCTACGGCGTGAGTGCGACCATCATGGACTACGCGCGTCAGAACTACATCGCGCAGCCGGGTGACGGCCTGCAGCCCAAGGACTTCATCCGTCGCGTCGGCCCGTTCGACGATTTCGCGATCAACTGGGGCTATCGCGTGATCGCGGCGCCGACCGCCGAGGCCGAGCGTGCCACGCTGCATCGCTGGCTCACGCAGCAGACCGGCCCGTTCCCGTATCGCTTCGCGTCGCAGCAGCTCGCGGCCGGCGATCCGCGCAATCAGACGGAAGATCTCGGGGACGATCCAATCAAGGCGTCGACGTTCTCGACGATGAACTACAAGCGCGTGATCCCGAATCTGGTGGCGTGGACCTCGACGCCAGGTGAGGACTACACCGAGCTCCGTGAGCTGTATGAGGAAACCGTAGCCCGCTGGTTCGGCAACATGAACCACGTGGCGACGATGGTCGGCGGTGTTGAAGTGGACCTCAAGACCTCCGAACAGACCGGTGCCGTGTATCGCCTCGTGCCGAAAGCGCGCCAACAGGCGGCGCTGGCGTTTCTGTCGTCGAACGTCTTCACCACGCCGGCGTGGCTGTCGCCACCGGGCATCGCGCAGCGGATCGGCCCGACCAACCTGGTATCGACGCGTCAGGCCGGCGTGCTCACGTCGCTGCTCACGTCGGCTCGCCTCGGGCGCCTGGCGGAATCGGAGAAGTACGATGTCGTGAACGCCTATCCGCTCGCTGAGTACATGTCGGACCTCAAGCGCACGGTGTTCAGCGGCAACGCACCAGACGCCGGCCGTCGTCAGCTGCAGCGGGTGTACGTGCAGCGTCTCGAAGCGCTCATCTCGCCACCGACTGCCCCAGCTGCCGGCCCGCCGGGCGGTGGTGGTGGTGCGGCCGCGCGATTCGTGCCATTCGTAACGGCGCCAGCACTCGCGCAGAGTGACTTGCCTGCCCTGGCCCGCTTGCAGCTGCGAGAGATTGAACGTGAAGCACGCGCCGCTGCGCTCGCCTCGGCCGGCACAACCAATCGCGCCCACTGGAGCGACCTCGCTGATCGCGTGACGGCGGTCCTAGAGCCGAAGTAA
- a CDS encoding tetratricopeptide repeat protein, which yields MPTSLIDGLQRALTAHQAGHLAEAEQGYRAVLARDAKHTDAVYLLGLAVYQLGRVAEAVPLLQRAVALADHRADFHNALGDAWRALGQLPEAIASFRAAIVRRTPYVDAQLNLSTALQQGGRLEEALVMLFEAVAAYPQEGALRGRLAMLLQGVSLGSGNPLVRSVLLSLCRDESISAQALSGAMLGLVKATPAYAAVAAALRHGENVLRVAWQDVQEIAHDEVLLAALPRLVVTDADIEWVFTRLRKALLLAPTEVASSCSRFIGALASQAFNTEYCWAVDAEERVALEELRRSVNDALRDAENQADCEWAIMRTTMYDTLRQLPAWRTFRTGGTSTWSDVMARLVREQVVDYHAERAIADALPALTSISEGVSTLVRELYEKNPYPRWVTLQKPAVTSIPAFVRALRPTDSALPETRRILVAGGGGGQQPVQTALSFPDAVVSSIDLSRSSLAYAARMAARDGVTKMLCAHGDLLALDELVGSFTIVSCSGVLHHLAESLDGWRRLIRILEPHGVMKIGLYSTAARRQIDAARELVRQGAFAATDEGIRASRQAILALPSVHPARGALSFIDFFSMSGCRDLRMHVQELYGDRHRARSGYAQAALPWLSGLLGGADTIPCRASRAVARARRLGGARGRAPRYGRRNVSVLVLSAVRAPLARLRRLASLALLGALIACVPCGVPSGFRPVKPARP from the coding sequence ATGCCTACATCGTTGATTGACGGTCTGCAGCGCGCGCTCACCGCGCATCAGGCGGGGCACTTGGCCGAGGCGGAGCAGGGATATCGCGCGGTACTCGCGCGGGACGCGAAGCACACCGATGCAGTCTATTTGCTCGGACTCGCAGTGTACCAGCTCGGACGGGTCGCGGAGGCCGTCCCGCTCCTGCAGCGAGCCGTCGCGCTCGCCGACCACCGGGCCGACTTTCACAATGCGCTCGGTGACGCATGGCGTGCCCTTGGCCAGCTGCCGGAGGCCATTGCGTCGTTCCGCGCGGCAATCGTGCGGCGCACCCCGTACGTGGACGCGCAGCTCAATCTGTCCACGGCGCTGCAGCAGGGCGGACGGCTCGAGGAGGCGCTGGTCATGCTGTTCGAGGCCGTCGCGGCGTATCCCCAGGAAGGCGCGCTGCGTGGGCGCCTGGCCATGCTGCTCCAAGGGGTTAGCCTTGGATCGGGCAATCCACTCGTGCGATCAGTCCTGTTGAGCCTGTGCCGCGACGAATCGATCTCGGCGCAGGCGTTATCCGGCGCGATGCTCGGACTCGTGAAAGCAACGCCGGCCTACGCCGCGGTTGCGGCGGCGCTGCGGCACGGTGAAAACGTACTGCGCGTCGCATGGCAGGACGTGCAGGAGATTGCGCACGACGAAGTCTTGCTCGCCGCTTTGCCGCGCTTGGTGGTGACCGATGCAGACATCGAGTGGGTCTTCACGAGACTTCGAAAAGCGCTGTTGTTGGCGCCGACCGAGGTTGCGTCGAGTTGCTCGCGGTTCATCGGTGCACTCGCCTCGCAAGCGTTCAATACCGAGTACTGCTGGGCTGTCGATGCCGAGGAGCGGGTCGCGCTTGAGGAACTGCGACGCAGTGTCAACGATGCCTTGCGTGATGCGGAAAACCAGGCCGATTGCGAATGGGCAATCATGCGCACCACCATGTACGACACGTTGCGGCAGCTCCCGGCATGGCGCACGTTCAGAACGGGCGGGACCAGCACGTGGTCTGACGTCATGGCCAGACTCGTGCGCGAACAGGTCGTGGATTATCACGCCGAGCGGGCGATCGCCGACGCGCTGCCCGCGCTGACGTCAATCTCGGAAGGCGTGTCGACGCTCGTCCGTGAGCTGTACGAGAAGAACCCGTACCCGCGTTGGGTCACGCTTCAGAAGCCCGCAGTCACGTCAATCCCCGCGTTCGTACGGGCGTTGCGTCCCACCGACTCGGCGCTACCGGAAACACGGCGCATTCTGGTGGCTGGCGGCGGGGGCGGTCAGCAGCCGGTGCAGACGGCGCTCTCGTTTCCTGATGCCGTGGTGTCGTCTATCGATCTGAGTCGATCCAGCCTTGCGTATGCCGCTCGCATGGCGGCGCGAGATGGCGTGACGAAAATGTTGTGCGCGCACGGCGATCTCCTCGCCCTTGACGAATTGGTCGGATCGTTCACGATCGTATCCTGCTCCGGAGTATTGCATCATCTTGCCGAGTCACTCGACGGCTGGCGCCGGTTGATCCGTATACTCGAACCGCACGGCGTCATGAAGATCGGCCTCTACTCGACGGCGGCGCGACGGCAGATCGACGCTGCCCGAGAGTTGGTGCGGCAGGGCGCGTTCGCCGCGACGGACGAGGGCATTCGCGCCAGCCGACAGGCCATCCTCGCGTTGCCGTCGGTGCATCCGGCGCGTGGAGCGCTGTCGTTCATCGACTTCTTCTCGATGAGCGGTTGCCGAGATCTGCGCATGCACGTGCAGGAGCTATACGGTGACAGACATCGAGCGCGATCTGGATACGCTCAAGCTGCGCTTCCTTGGCTTTCAGGTCTCCTCGGCGGTGCAGACACGATTCCTTGTCGAGCATCCCGGGCAGTGGCTCGAGCTCGCCGCTTGGGAGGCGCTCGAGGCCGCGCACCCCGATACGGTCGCCGCAATGTATCAGTTTTAGTGTTGTCCGCGGTGAGAGCGCCTCTTGCCCGCCTGCGCCGACTCGCCAGCCTCGCTCTGCTGGGCGCACTCATTGCATGTGTGCCGTGCGGAGTTCCGTCGGGGTTCAGACCGGTGAAACCCGCGCGTCCCTGA